One bacterium BMS3Abin14 DNA window includes the following coding sequences:
- the pheS gene encoding phenylalanine--tRNA ligase alpha subunit, whose amino-acid sequence MKAKVDKLLEEVQKEISSAESLKELNEIKVRFLGKKGWLTALLKSLGELPPDERPEAGQAVNNARKSMVMALDQRAGSIAAAERDRNSEEQKADITMPGVLRRQGYRHPISLVMEEALSIFQGLGFSIRQGPEIEKDYYNFEALNIPRDHPARDMQDTFYIDTDTVLRTHTSPVQIRTMESEPPPMRIVSPGKVYRVDFDVTHSPMFHQVEGFMVDEGVSFSDLKGVLTQFVLQIFGESTAVRFRPSFFPFTEPSAEVDIGCVICGGTGCRVCSGTGWLEILGSGMIHPEVFRSVNYDSEKYSGFAFGVGIERIAMLRYRIDDIRLFFENDTRFLSQFG is encoded by the coding sequence ATGAAGGCCAAGGTGGACAAGCTGCTGGAGGAGGTTCAAAAGGAGATTTCCTCCGCGGAAAGTTTAAAGGAGCTCAATGAAATAAAGGTGCGCTTCCTTGGGAAAAAAGGCTGGCTTACCGCACTGTTAAAGTCTCTCGGTGAACTTCCCCCGGATGAACGTCCTGAGGCGGGCCAGGCCGTAAACAACGCCAGAAAGAGCATGGTCATGGCCCTCGATCAGAGGGCGGGAAGCATCGCGGCCGCTGAAAGAGACAGGAACAGCGAGGAGCAGAAGGCCGATATTACCATGCCGGGGGTGTTGCGCAGACAGGGATATAGACACCCCATAAGCCTGGTCATGGAGGAAGCCCTGAGCATTTTTCAGGGATTGGGATTTTCCATTCGTCAGGGACCGGAGATAGAGAAGGATTATTACAATTTTGAAGCCCTCAATATTCCCAGGGATCACCCTGCCAGGGATATGCAGGATACTTTCTACATCGACACGGATACCGTCCTGCGGACCCACACCTCTCCCGTTCAGATCCGCACGATGGAATCTGAACCCCCTCCCATGCGAATTGTATCCCCCGGAAAGGTTTACCGTGTGGATTTCGATGTAACCCATTCCCCCATGTTTCATCAGGTGGAAGGGTTCATGGTGGATGAGGGGGTTTCTTTCAGTGATCTTAAAGGGGTTCTGACCCAGTTTGTGCTCCAGATTTTCGGCGAATCAACCGCGGTGAGGTTCAGGCCAAGCTTTTTTCCGTTTACCGAGCCCAGCGCGGAAGTCGATATCGGCTGTGTAATCTGCGGAGGCACAGGGTGCAGGGTCTGCTCCGGTACCGGATGGCTTGAGATCCTCGGATCCGGAATGATACATCCTGAGGTTTTTCGTTCGGTTAACTATGATTCCGAAAAGTACAGCGGTTTTGCGTTCGGGGTGGGTATCGAACGCATTGCCATGCTCAGGTACCGGATAGACGACATCAGGCTCTTTTTTGAAAATGATACAAGGTTCCTGAGTCAGTTCGGGTAG
- the ihfA gene encoding integration host factor subunit alpha, with protein sequence MTKADIVEKVHERTGFSKKESSEAVAAILEILKEKLENGQKVKLSGFGNFVIRRKDVRKGRNPKTGEEMEISARKVMSFKPSQKLKDYINSR encoded by the coding sequence ATGACGAAGGCCGATATCGTTGAAAAGGTTCATGAGCGGACGGGGTTTTCCAAGAAAGAGTCTTCCGAGGCGGTAGCTGCTATTCTTGAGATTCTCAAGGAAAAGCTGGAAAATGGTCAGAAGGTCAAACTCTCCGGTTTCGGGAATTTTGTGATTCGGCGCAAGGACGTTCGAAAGGGGAGGAACCCCAAAACTGGAGAAGAGATGGAGATCTCCGCCAGGAAGGTAATGTCCTTTAAACCCAGCCAGAAGCTCAAAGACTATATAAACTCCAGGTAG
- a CDS encoding merR family regulatory protein, giving the protein MTAIIEIPDKLFFKIGEVSRLTGVKPHVLRYWESEFPNLAPPKNRSSQRVYRKKDIETVLVIKGLLYEDNFTISGARKRLREMRSRKRAKGQMDLFPGADRKQIQTAIRELEEALNLIEGNS; this is encoded by the coding sequence TTGACAGCGATCATTGAAATACCTGACAAGCTTTTCTTCAAAATCGGAGAGGTCAGTCGCCTGACCGGGGTCAAACCCCACGTGCTCCGATATTGGGAATCCGAGTTTCCCAATCTGGCTCCCCCAAAGAACCGATCTTCCCAGAGGGTTTACAGAAAAAAAGATATCGAGACTGTCCTGGTTATCAAAGGGCTTCTTTACGAGGATAATTTTACAATTTCCGGGGCCAGAAAGAGGCTTCGCGAGATGAGAAGCCGCAAAAGGGCCAAAGGTCAGATGGACCTTTTCCCCGGTGCCGACCGGAAACAGATCCAGACCGCCATCAGGGAACTGGAGGAGGCTCTGAATCTTATCGAAGGTAACAGCTAG
- the afsQ1 gene encoding transcriptional regulatory protein AfsQ1 has translation MRIKIKLKQNYTPNDVGMMLGVHHNTIKNWIKSKEIMAFRTVGGHYRVPRREVVNLIKSRGLPIPEELQGSMGVVYIVDDDRLIRNALQEELEASSYEAYAFSSGFDALMQMGRLKPDLLILDIFMPGIDGFALVKRIRDEEKLASIHVVGISGRDVDASEALAAGFDDFFHKSEGLEPVVDRVKEFLGSVGG, from the coding sequence ATGCGGATTAAAATAAAGCTGAAACAGAACTATACACCAAATGACGTGGGAATGATGCTCGGTGTCCACCACAACACCATCAAAAACTGGATAAAGAGCAAGGAGATCATGGCCTTCAGGACCGTTGGAGGGCATTATCGGGTTCCGCGAAGGGAGGTCGTCAATCTGATCAAGAGCCGGGGCCTGCCCATTCCCGAGGAACTGCAGGGTTCCATGGGGGTTGTCTATATCGTGGATGACGATCGTCTTATCAGGAATGCCCTTCAGGAGGAACTGGAGGCCTCGTCATATGAGGCCTACGCATTCAGCAGCGGATTCGACGCTCTTATGCAGATGGGCAGGCTCAAGCCCGATCTTCTCATCCTGGATATCTTCATGCCCGGCATTGATGGTTTTGCTCTGGTCAAGAGGATCAGGGACGAAGAAAAACTGGCGAGCATCCACGTCGTGGGAATTTCAGGCAGGGATGTGGATGCCTCCGAGGCGCTGGCCGCCGGTTTCGATGATTTTTTCCATAAAAGCGAGGGGTTGGAGCCGGTTGTCGACAGGGTGAAGGAGTTTCTGGGATCCGTCGGCGGCTGA
- the pheT gene encoding phenylalanine--tRNA ligase beta subunit, producing MKISLQWLQEFVDLEETPQQLAEDLTMAGLEVEGIAEVDGDTIFEIGVTPNRPDWLSHLGVSRELAALYGREVRVPEIGVKEGDLPVEAMSSVEIENPDACPRYSARVISGVKLGPAPEKVRLRLEALGVRSINNVVDATNYVMLELGQPLHAFDYHRLRENRIVVRKAIAGEVMNTLDGQKRDLDAGDLLICDGLGPVALAGVMGGENSEVEDDTADLLLESACFDPVTIRKTSKRLGLSTEASYRFERGTDPSATTIAVNRLARLINEWAGGRVCSGVLDIHPRDEGERKVRFRPARINSLLGTEIKVDAMKSILAGLDLGPRKGKGGWWTVSVPGYRRDIVREEDVVEEVARIYGYQNVPVTMPVGRTVPVRPPEQRELILRVKSLLEADGFFETISYSYVSRPELDALGLTGGPEPVKILNPISEEMSVMRVSLLPGLLNSAQFNVSRRVEEIRLYEIGRVFLPCNACNIAEERIRVSGVMAGTRRPKTWYGESEKADFFDVKGVVENLLRGLGINDISFSEVEMPYLQAGQGAWAMVDNQPVGPVGTLNPDTGERYGIKGWSGCFELDLHRFQDEAMKITPYKAIPKFPEVLRDLALIVPPMVKAGEIEKTAMGTGGNLRAVNVFDEYRGKGVPAGHRSLAFALHFQSPERTLTDEEVDRDMAGILKVLKKKFGVELR from the coding sequence ATGAAAATCAGTCTCCAATGGCTCCAGGAGTTCGTCGATCTGGAAGAAACACCGCAGCAGCTGGCTGAGGACCTCACCATGGCCGGGTTGGAGGTCGAGGGTATTGCGGAGGTTGACGGAGATACCATCTTCGAGATCGGGGTAACCCCAAATCGGCCTGACTGGCTTAGTCACCTGGGTGTTTCCAGGGAATTGGCGGCTCTTTACGGCCGTGAGGTCCGTGTCCCTGAGATCGGCGTTAAGGAAGGTGACCTGCCGGTTGAGGCCATGTCCTCTGTGGAGATTGAGAATCCGGACGCCTGCCCGCGATATTCCGCCAGGGTGATTTCCGGAGTCAAACTCGGTCCTGCTCCCGAGAAGGTCAGGCTGAGGCTTGAGGCCCTGGGCGTCAGAAGCATCAACAACGTCGTAGACGCCACAAATTACGTCATGCTTGAACTTGGACAGCCGCTCCATGCGTTCGACTATCACAGGCTGAGGGAAAACCGGATCGTTGTTCGGAAGGCCATTGCCGGTGAGGTCATGAACACCCTGGACGGGCAGAAGAGAGACCTTGATGCCGGGGACCTGCTTATCTGCGACGGTCTGGGTCCGGTAGCCCTTGCGGGGGTCATGGGTGGTGAGAACTCGGAGGTCGAGGATGACACCGCTGATCTTCTCCTTGAAAGCGCCTGCTTTGATCCCGTGACCATCAGAAAAACCTCAAAAAGGCTTGGGCTTTCAACCGAGGCGTCCTATCGGTTCGAAAGGGGCACCGATCCGTCAGCCACCACGATTGCCGTAAACAGGCTTGCCCGGCTCATTAACGAGTGGGCCGGCGGCAGAGTATGTTCCGGGGTACTGGATATTCATCCCAGGGACGAGGGCGAAAGAAAGGTTCGTTTCAGGCCGGCCAGGATAAACTCCCTTCTGGGCACGGAGATCAAGGTGGATGCCATGAAATCCATCCTCGCCGGACTGGATCTTGGCCCCCGGAAGGGAAAAGGTGGCTGGTGGACTGTGTCCGTGCCGGGGTACAGGAGAGACATTGTCAGGGAGGAGGACGTTGTTGAGGAGGTTGCGAGGATCTATGGATATCAGAATGTCCCCGTAACCATGCCCGTTGGCCGGACTGTGCCTGTAAGGCCGCCGGAACAGCGGGAGCTTATCCTCAGGGTTAAATCCCTTCTTGAGGCCGACGGCTTTTTTGAGACTATCAGCTACAGTTATGTAAGCAGACCGGAACTGGACGCGCTTGGGCTGACAGGCGGTCCGGAACCCGTCAAGATCCTTAATCCGATTTCAGAGGAGATGAGCGTTATGCGGGTCAGTCTCTTGCCCGGGCTGCTTAATTCGGCGCAATTCAATGTCAGCCGGAGGGTTGAGGAAATCCGTCTTTACGAGATAGGGAGGGTTTTTCTTCCCTGCAATGCCTGCAACATAGCAGAGGAAAGGATACGGGTTTCCGGCGTCATGGCTGGAACCCGGCGCCCGAAGACGTGGTATGGGGAGAGTGAAAAAGCTGATTTTTTTGATGTAAAGGGCGTGGTTGAAAACCTCCTGAGGGGGCTGGGAATTAATGATATTTCCTTCTCCGAGGTCGAGATGCCGTATCTTCAGGCAGGTCAGGGCGCGTGGGCAATGGTGGACAATCAACCGGTTGGACCGGTGGGAACACTGAACCCGGATACCGGGGAAAGATATGGCATCAAGGGATGGTCTGGCTGTTTCGAACTTGACCTGCACCGTTTTCAGGACGAAGCCATGAAAATCACCCCTTATAAGGCCATTCCCAAATTTCCTGAGGTCCTCAGAGACCTTGCCCTGATCGTACCGCCTATGGTCAAGGCCGGAGAAATAGAAAAGACCGCCATGGGGACCGGGGGAAATCTGCGGGCCGTCAACGTTTTTGATGAGTACAGGGGCAAAGGGGTGCCCGCCGGCCACAGGAGCCTCGCCTTCGCATTGCATTTCCAGAGTCCTGAAAGGACCCTCACGGATGAGGAGGTCGACCGGGATATGGCCGGGATTCTCAAGGTCCTTAAAAAGAAGTTCGGGGTTGAACTGCGATAG